The proteins below come from a single Aptenodytes patagonicus chromosome 2, bAptPat1.pri.cur, whole genome shotgun sequence genomic window:
- the TWSG1 gene encoding twisted gastrulation protein homolog 1 codes for MRSQYVTVPTVTLLLFLLWIQSSTGCNKALCASDVSKCLIQELCQCRPGEGNCSCCKECMLCLGTLWDECCDCVGMCNPRNYSDTPPTSKSTVEELHEPIPSLFRALTEGDTQLNWNIVSFPVAEELSHHENLVSFLETVNQPQHQNVSVPSNNVHAPYSSDKEHMCTVVYFDDCMSIHQCKISCESMGASKYRWFHNACCECIGPECIDYGSKTVKCMNCMF; via the exons ATGAGGTCGCAGTACGTCACAGTGCCCACAGTCACTCTCCTTCTGTTCCTGCTGTGGATCCAGTCGTcaacaggctgcaataaggcgCTCTGTGCTAGCGATGTCAGTAAATGCCTGATACAG GAGCTGTGTCAGTGCCGTCCTGGGGAAGGGAACTGTTCCTGCTGTAAGGAGTGCATGCTCTGCCTGGGCACACTTTGGGATGAGTGCTGTGACTGTGTTG GTATGTGCAATCCTCGCAATTACAGTGACACCCCTCCAACATCCAAGAGCACTGTTGAGGAGTTGCATGAACCAATTCCTTCCCTTTTCCGGGCACTGACAGAAGGGGATACTCAGCTGAACTGGAATATTGTTTCCTTCCCTGTGGCAGAAGAACTGTCGCACCATGAGAACCTCGTTTCCTTTTTAGAAACAGTGAACCAGCCACAGCATCAGAATGTCTCTGTTCCAAGCAACAATGTCCACGCACCTTACTCTAGTGACAAAG AACACATGTGTACTGTGGTGTATTTTGATGACTGCATGTCAATACATCAGTGCAAGATCTCTTGCGAGTCCATGGGAGCATCCAAATACCGATGGTTTCACAACGCCTGCTGTGAGTGTATTGGGCCAGAATGCATCGACTATGGCAGTAAAACTGTAAAATGTATGAACTGCATGTTTTGA